Proteins encoded by one window of Streptomyces uncialis:
- a CDS encoding GTP-binding protein, whose translation MDFNDSDSIGTITGPRAEDHLPDTATAAVKIVIVGGFGVGKTTMVRAVSEIRPLTTEETMTQAGIGVDDNYGSETKTATTVAMDFGRISITEQLVLYLFGTPGQERFWFLWNGLFEGALGAVVLIDTRRLEVSFDVIGRLEERGVPFVIAVNDFPDAPCYPVGELRAALDLSEDIPIVNCDARQRASSRDALMTLMHFLHSLTRTPA comes from the coding sequence ATGGACTTCAACGACTCTGACAGCATCGGCACGATCACGGGCCCACGCGCAGAGGATCACCTTCCGGACACCGCGACCGCGGCCGTCAAGATCGTGATCGTGGGCGGCTTCGGGGTCGGCAAGACCACCATGGTCCGCGCGGTGAGCGAGATCCGGCCGCTCACCACCGAGGAGACGATGACCCAGGCGGGCATCGGTGTCGACGACAACTACGGCTCCGAGACCAAGACCGCCACGACGGTCGCCATGGACTTCGGACGGATCAGCATCACCGAGCAACTGGTGCTGTACCTGTTCGGCACCCCTGGCCAGGAACGCTTCTGGTTCCTGTGGAACGGCCTGTTCGAAGGGGCGCTGGGCGCCGTCGTGCTGATCGACACCCGGCGGCTGGAGGTCAGCTTCGACGTGATCGGGCGGCTGGAGGAACGCGGGGTGCCGTTCGTGATCGCCGTCAACGACTTCCCGGACGCCCCGTGCTACCCCGTCGGGGAACTGCGGGCCGCGCTCGATCTGTCGGAGGACATCCCCATCGTCAACTGCGACGCCCGGCAGCGGGCGTCCAGCCGGGACGCGCTGATGACCCTGATGCACTTCCTGCACTCACTGACCCGGACCCCCGCCTGA
- a CDS encoding 5'-3' exonuclease, translated as MLLDTASLYFRAYFGVPESVKAPDGTPVNAVRGLLEFIDRLVKDHHPDDLIACMDADWRPQWRVDLIPSYKAHRVARETPAGPDEEEVPDTLSPQVPVIEAVLDALGIARVGVEGYEADDVIGSFTAHATGPVDIVTGDRDLYQLVDDARDVRVLYPLKGVGTLQLTDEAVLREKYGVGGAGYADLALLRGDPSDGLPGVPGIGEKTAAKLLAEFGDLAGIMAAIDSPAARLTPTQRKRLHESRPYLAVAPKVVGVALDVPLPRVDPALPRAPRDPAALDALAQRWGLGGSLARLLSTLQS; from the coding sequence ATGCTCCTCGACACCGCCTCCCTCTACTTCCGGGCCTACTTCGGCGTCCCGGAGTCGGTGAAGGCACCGGACGGCACCCCGGTGAACGCGGTGCGCGGTCTGCTCGAATTCATCGACCGGCTCGTCAAGGACCATCACCCGGACGATCTGATCGCCTGTATGGACGCCGACTGGCGGCCCCAGTGGCGGGTCGACCTGATCCCCTCCTACAAGGCGCACCGGGTGGCGCGGGAGACCCCGGCCGGTCCGGACGAGGAGGAGGTGCCCGACACCCTGTCCCCGCAGGTGCCGGTCATCGAGGCGGTGCTGGACGCGCTGGGGATCGCCCGGGTCGGGGTCGAGGGGTACGAGGCCGACGACGTGATCGGTTCGTTCACCGCCCACGCGACGGGCCCGGTGGACATCGTGACCGGTGACCGCGACCTCTACCAGCTGGTGGACGACGCCCGGGACGTGCGCGTGCTGTACCCGCTCAAGGGCGTCGGCACCCTCCAGCTCACCGACGAGGCGGTCCTGCGCGAGAAGTACGGCGTGGGGGGCGCCGGGTACGCGGATCTCGCGCTGCTGCGCGGCGACCCCTCCGACGGACTGCCCGGGGTGCCCGGCATCGGCGAGAAGACGGCGGCCAAACTGCTGGCGGAGTTCGGCGACCTCGCCGGGATCATGGCCGCGATCGACAGTCCGGCGGCCCGGCTGACCCCGACCCAGCGCAAGCGGCTGCACGAGTCCCGGCCCTATCTCGCCGTCGCCCCCAAGGTCGTCGGGGTCGCGCTGGACGTACCGCTGCCGCGGGTGGACCCGGCGCTGCCGCGCGCCCCGCGCGACCCGGCGGCTCTGGACGCGCTCGCGCAGCGCTGGGGGCTCGGTGGATCACTGGCCCGCCTGCTCTCCACTCTCCAGTCGTGA
- a CDS encoding siderophore-interacting protein — protein sequence MAERPVRQAPATHLGRVVRTERITPHMHRVVLGGEGLADFAADEWTDHYVKFLFPPAGVSYPEPFDIQRIRAEVPREQWPVTRTYSVRSWDPVTREAVFDFVIHGDAGIAGPWAAAARPGDTVRILGPGGAYAPQADADWHLLAGDESALPAIAASLEALPAGAVVHAFVEVPGPEEEQKIATDAEVVWLHRGERPVGQALLEAVRALRFPAGRLQAFVHGEAGFVKELRRMLRIEHQVPREDLSISGYWRLGHNEDGWQASKPEWNAQVEAEQEKTA from the coding sequence ATGGCCGAGCGACCTGTACGCCAAGCACCGGCGACCCATCTGGGACGCGTCGTGCGCACGGAGCGGATCACCCCGCACATGCACCGGGTGGTGCTGGGCGGCGAGGGGCTCGCCGACTTCGCGGCGGACGAGTGGACCGATCACTATGTGAAGTTCCTGTTCCCCCCGGCCGGGGTGAGCTATCCCGAGCCGTTCGACATCCAGCGCATCCGCGCGGAGGTCCCCCGGGAGCAGTGGCCCGTGACCCGCACGTACTCCGTGCGGTCGTGGGACCCGGTGACACGTGAAGCCGTCTTCGACTTCGTGATCCACGGCGACGCGGGCATCGCGGGCCCCTGGGCCGCCGCCGCCCGCCCCGGCGACACCGTCCGCATCCTGGGCCCCGGCGGCGCCTACGCCCCCCAGGCGGACGCCGACTGGCATCTGCTGGCCGGTGACGAGAGCGCCCTGCCCGCGATCGCCGCCTCGCTGGAGGCCCTTCCGGCGGGTGCCGTCGTCCATGCCTTCGTGGAGGTCCCCGGCCCCGAGGAGGAGCAGAAGATCGCGACCGACGCCGAGGTCGTCTGGCTGCACCGGGGCGAGCGCCCGGTCGGTCAGGCCCTGCTCGAAGCGGTGCGAGCCCTCCGGTTCCCGGCGGGCCGGCTCCAGGCGTTCGTCCACGGCGAGGCCGGTTTCGTGAAGGAGCTGCGCCGGATGCTGCGGATCGAGCACCAGGTGCCCCGCGAGGACCTGTCGATCTCCGGTTACTGGCGCCTCGGGCACAACGAGGACGGCTGGCAGGCGTCCAAGCCCGAGTGGAACGCGCAGGTGGAGGCCGAGCAGGAGAAGACGGCCTGA
- a CDS encoding cytochrome P450, whose amino-acid sequence MTPPHLPGTDDPAASPPPGCPAHGLAAGRRRLYGPEADADLAGLYEKLRAEHGPVAPVLIHNDVPMWAVLGHGENLQLVRTPSTFNRDAREWHAVKDGTAGPTHPLAPVFSWQPICSFAEGAEHQRLRGAVTGALSGIDARGVRRYINRYSQRLVNDICEDGRADLVSQFAEQLPMAVMCELLGMPEEYDERMVQAARDMIKGTETAIASNEYVMSALMSLVLRRRAQPEEDFTSALLAHGSGLTDDEVAQHLRLVLIAAYEATANLISNVLRMILTDPRFRAQLGGGQMTVPEAVEQILWDEPPFSAMVGYFAKHDTELGGQRIRAGEGLIFGIAPGNVDPEVRPDLEANMQGNRSHLAFGGGPHECPGQDIGRAIADTGVDALLMRLRDVQLDIGEDELRWRSSILSRHLVELPVTFTPQPTQDVMTRPSLGVPAAAGGDWQVSSPAPLSAPGPVVAPDRPAGAAGPLPPPAEPVAPAPQPVPRGLWRRLARWWRAA is encoded by the coding sequence ATGACTCCCCCTCACCTCCCCGGCACCGACGATCCCGCCGCGTCCCCGCCGCCCGGCTGTCCCGCCCACGGCCTCGCCGCGGGCAGACGCAGGCTGTACGGGCCCGAGGCCGACGCCGATCTGGCCGGCCTCTACGAGAAGCTGCGCGCCGAGCACGGCCCGGTGGCCCCCGTACTGATCCACAACGACGTCCCGATGTGGGCCGTCCTCGGCCACGGCGAGAACCTGCAACTGGTCCGTACACCCTCGACGTTCAACCGTGACGCCCGGGAGTGGCACGCCGTCAAGGACGGCACGGCCGGTCCCACCCACCCCCTGGCGCCGGTCTTCTCCTGGCAGCCCATCTGTAGTTTCGCCGAAGGCGCCGAGCACCAGCGGCTGCGCGGCGCCGTCACCGGCGCCCTGTCGGGCATCGACGCCCGCGGGGTCCGCCGCTACATCAACCGCTACAGCCAGCGCCTGGTCAACGACATCTGCGAGGACGGCCGCGCCGATCTGGTGAGCCAGTTCGCCGAGCAGCTGCCGATGGCGGTGATGTGCGAACTCCTCGGTATGCCGGAGGAGTACGACGAGCGCATGGTGCAGGCCGCCCGCGACATGATCAAGGGCACCGAGACCGCGATCGCCAGCAACGAGTACGTGATGAGCGCGCTGATGAGCCTGGTCCTGCGGCGCCGGGCCCAGCCGGAGGAGGACTTCACCAGCGCGCTGCTCGCCCATGGGTCGGGGCTCACCGACGACGAGGTCGCCCAGCACCTGCGGCTCGTCCTCATCGCCGCGTACGAGGCGACCGCCAATCTCATCTCGAACGTACTGCGGATGATCCTGACCGATCCGAGGTTCCGGGCCCAGCTCGGCGGCGGCCAGATGACCGTGCCCGAGGCGGTGGAGCAGATCCTCTGGGATGAGCCGCCGTTCAGCGCGATGGTGGGCTACTTCGCCAAGCACGACACGGAGCTGGGCGGTCAGCGCATCCGGGCGGGGGAAGGACTCATCTTCGGGATCGCGCCGGGCAATGTGGACCCGGAGGTCCGCCCGGACCTGGAGGCCAATATGCAGGGCAACCGCTCGCATCTCGCGTTCGGCGGCGGCCCGCACGAGTGCCCCGGGCAGGACATCGGCCGGGCCATCGCCGACACGGGGGTGGACGCGCTGCTGATGCGGCTGCGGGACGTGCAGCTCGACATCGGCGAGGACGAGCTGCGCTGGCGTTCGTCGATCCTGTCGCGGCATCTGGTGGAACTGCCGGTGACCTTCACCCCGCAGCCCACCCAGGACGTGATGACCCGGCCCAGCCTCGGGGTGCCCGCCGCGGCGGGCGGCGACTGGCAGGTGTCGTCGCCCGCGCCGCTGTCGGCGCCCGGTCCCGTGGTGGCGCCCGACCGGCCGGCCGGGGCGGCCGGTCCGCTGCCGCCGCCCGCCGAGCCGGTGGCCCCCGCTCCCCAGCCGGTGCCGCGCGGGCTGTGGCGGCGGCTCGCGCGCTGGTGGCGCGCGGCCTGA
- a CDS encoding pseudouridine synthase: MSRRRRTPPPPAPLPQRDGIDPVRLRLPAAGPDTANWPTVRDHLVDRLAPSADTIDALLGAGAFVTADGTPVTPLTPYVPGLYVWFHRPRTPETPVPFPLPVVYRDEHIVVVDKPHFLATTPRGGHITETALARLRRDLDLPALGAAHRLDRLTAGLVLFTVRPEERGAYQTLFRDKRIHKEYEGLAPYRDDLELPRTVRSRIEKERGVLTAREVPGEPNAETRVELIGNAGPDSAARYRLLPRTGRTHQLRVHMNSLGIPLIGDPLYPVVLDPVADGDFRAPLRLLARVLGFTDPVTGLRHRFVSARRLDGAPARPPEPPAR, translated from the coding sequence ATGAGCCGAAGGCGCCGCACCCCGCCCCCGCCCGCCCCGCTCCCCCAGCGCGACGGGATCGACCCGGTACGTCTGCGACTGCCCGCCGCCGGACCCGACACGGCCAACTGGCCGACAGTACGGGACCATCTCGTGGACCGGCTCGCCCCGTCCGCCGACACCATCGACGCCCTGCTCGGCGCCGGTGCCTTCGTCACCGCAGACGGCACTCCCGTCACCCCGCTGACCCCGTACGTCCCAGGGCTGTACGTATGGTTCCACCGGCCCCGGACACCGGAGACACCCGTCCCGTTCCCGCTTCCCGTGGTGTACCGGGACGAGCACATCGTCGTCGTGGACAAGCCCCACTTCCTTGCCACCACCCCGCGCGGCGGCCACATCACCGAGACCGCGCTCGCCCGGCTGCGCCGCGACCTGGACCTCCCCGCCCTGGGCGCCGCGCACCGGCTCGACCGGCTGACGGCCGGGCTGGTCCTGTTCACGGTCCGCCCGGAGGAACGCGGCGCGTACCAGACCCTGTTCCGCGACAAGCGGATCCACAAGGAGTACGAAGGGCTGGCCCCGTACCGCGACGATCTGGAGCTCCCCCGCACGGTCCGCAGCCGTATCGAGAAGGAACGGGGCGTCCTCACGGCCCGCGAGGTGCCGGGCGAACCGAACGCGGAGACCCGGGTGGAGCTCATCGGCAACGCCGGACCGGACTCGGCGGCGCGCTACCGGCTGCTGCCCCGCACCGGCCGCACCCACCAGCTGCGGGTGCACATGAACTCCCTGGGCATCCCCCTCATCGGTGACCCGCTGTACCCGGTGGTCCTGGACCCGGTGGCGGACGGCGACTTCCGTGCACCGCTGCGGCTGCTGGCCCGGGTCCTGGGGTTCACGGATCCCGTCACGGGCCTGCGCCACCGCTTCGTCAGCGCCCGGCGGCTCGACGGGGCCCCCGCGCGGCCACCGGAACCGCCCGCGCGCTGA
- a CDS encoding quaternary amine ABC transporter ATP-binding protein codes for MSRLEAAHLYKVFGRRPDAAVERLRQGADREELRADGATAAVIDASFTVDPGQIFVVMGLSGSGKSTLLRMLNGLLEPTAGQVLFDGQDLTALSPRELREVRARKISMVFQHFALFPHRSVLENAAYGLEVQGVPRAEREERAAEALGLTGLAGWEKSWPDELSGGMQQRVGLARALATDADLLLMDESFSALDPLIRRDMQDQLLELQSRLNKTIVFITHDLNEAMRLGDRVAVMRDGRIVQTGSAEDILMTPANDYVAAFTQDVDRSRVLTASAVMDGELRGNEADCGCETAYADTAFADLCGISARVPHAVAVLDKRKQLIGVVPQQRLVGFLADGDEAVRAEVPCDGAGKAAATTGKAVSTDA; via the coding sequence GTGTCCAGGCTTGAGGCCGCGCACCTGTACAAGGTGTTCGGCAGACGACCCGATGCCGCCGTCGAGAGGCTCCGCCAGGGAGCGGACCGCGAGGAGCTGCGCGCCGACGGGGCCACCGCCGCCGTCATCGACGCCTCCTTCACGGTCGATCCCGGCCAGATCTTCGTCGTCATGGGTCTCTCCGGCTCCGGCAAGTCCACGCTGCTGCGCATGCTGAACGGACTGCTGGAGCCCACCGCCGGACAGGTGCTCTTCGACGGTCAGGACCTCACCGCGCTCAGCCCCCGCGAGCTGCGCGAGGTCCGGGCCCGAAAGATCAGCATGGTGTTCCAGCACTTCGCGCTGTTCCCCCACCGCAGCGTCCTGGAGAACGCCGCCTACGGCCTGGAGGTCCAGGGCGTGCCCCGGGCCGAACGGGAGGAGCGCGCCGCCGAGGCGCTGGGCCTCACCGGGCTCGCCGGCTGGGAGAAGTCCTGGCCCGACGAGCTGTCCGGCGGGATGCAGCAGCGGGTGGGCCTGGCCCGCGCGCTCGCCACCGACGCCGATCTGCTGCTCATGGACGAGTCCTTCAGTGCCCTGGACCCGCTGATCCGCCGCGATATGCAGGACCAGCTCCTCGAACTCCAGAGCCGCCTCAACAAGACGATCGTCTTCATCACCCACGACCTCAACGAGGCCATGCGGCTCGGGGACCGGGTCGCCGTCATGCGGGACGGCCGGATCGTGCAGACCGGCAGCGCCGAGGACATCCTGATGACCCCGGCCAACGACTACGTGGCCGCGTTCACCCAGGACGTCGACCGCTCCCGCGTACTGACCGCGTCGGCCGTGATGGACGGGGAGCTGCGCGGCAACGAGGCCGACTGCGGCTGCGAGACCGCGTACGCCGACACCGCCTTCGCCGACCTGTGCGGCATCAGCGCCCGGGTGCCGCACGCGGTCGCCGTGCTCGACAAGAGGAAGCAGCTGATCGGGGTGGTGCCCCAGCAACGGCTGGTGGGCTTCCTCGCGGACGGCGACGAGGCGGTACGGGCCGAGGTGCCCTGCGACGGCGCGGGCAAGGCCGCCGCGACGACCGGCAAGGCGGTGAGCACCGATGCCTAG
- a CDS encoding roadblock/LC7 domain-containing protein, producing the protein MIQQRANFDWMLKELADGVPHTRQVVVLSADGLRIARFGGEPDAADRLAAACAGLQSLASAVAAEIPDSDGRMRMVIIEVSGGYFYLMAAGAGAFLAVLADETVDAGLMSNRMRDLVVRIGAHLTSPPRRDGQAV; encoded by the coding sequence GTGATCCAGCAGCGCGCCAATTTCGACTGGATGCTCAAGGAACTCGCGGACGGAGTCCCGCACACCCGGCAGGTCGTCGTGCTCTCCGCCGACGGACTCCGGATCGCCCGCTTCGGCGGCGAACCCGACGCGGCCGACCGGCTCGCGGCGGCCTGTGCCGGACTCCAGAGCCTCGCGAGCGCCGTGGCCGCCGAGATCCCCGACAGCGACGGCCGGATGCGCATGGTCATCATCGAGGTCAGCGGCGGCTACTTCTATCTGATGGCGGCCGGCGCGGGGGCCTTCCTCGCCGTCCTCGCCGACGAGACCGTCGACGCGGGTCTGATGAGCAACCGCATGCGTGACCTGGTGGTACGGATCGGCGCCCATCTCACCAGTCCCCCGAGGCGGGACGGGCAGGCCGTATGA
- a CDS encoding ATP-binding protein, whose translation MVSVQAPPGGREVPRLRVQVLPTVLMAAVTGGCVAAVTEPARLVVALCGVIGTVLVAAIGAETVRRGRRLEAQRVEHARQIDCLEGRIAAHDAELIHLGSQLLPDALFRLRQGESPAEVMRAVVDADPAYRDLPDAQRTLLKDVLTIVDNEEAMREATQRAFVNIARRVQAIVHQQAAELREMEEDHGRNPEVFDDLLRIDHGTALIGRLADSIAVLGGARPGRLWPKPVPLFSVLRGAMSRILEYRRVDLHSIAKVAIKGTHVEPLIHAAAELLDNATRYSPPHTRVHVTAVEVQTGIAIEIEDGGVSLSEEARLRAERMVAQAQAGIDLKDLGETPRLGMAVVGRLSQMFHMQVSLRQSAYGGVRAVLVVPRDMLTSGPAPGLAHGIGATAVPRVNDDGTPMQELKRKAKKRRPTTGPRRPSDDLTPTGATDDDVPVVTEWTANGLPQRRSRVKTPLSQRYAEAAASAAAEAAGEPDPWRVPVPAQAEKPDEPEPGLWVEAFMNGIKGAPTTPDTAGPDGTGPTGPDASGDPAAHHGPGGTRPGTAVNGSGGVVNGTAQGHRTGPHPQARPETDDLMDEGDRK comes from the coding sequence ATGGTGAGTGTTCAAGCGCCTCCCGGTGGCCGAGAAGTCCCGCGTCTCCGCGTCCAGGTGCTGCCGACCGTCCTGATGGCCGCGGTGACCGGGGGCTGTGTGGCCGCGGTCACGGAACCGGCCCGGCTGGTCGTCGCCCTGTGCGGGGTGATCGGCACCGTGCTGGTGGCCGCGATCGGCGCCGAGACCGTACGGCGCGGACGGCGGCTGGAGGCCCAGCGTGTCGAGCACGCCCGCCAGATCGACTGTCTGGAAGGGCGGATCGCCGCCCATGACGCCGAACTGATCCACCTCGGCAGCCAGCTCCTGCCCGACGCGCTGTTCCGGCTGCGCCAGGGCGAGTCGCCCGCCGAGGTGATGCGCGCGGTCGTCGACGCCGACCCCGCCTACCGCGACCTCCCCGACGCCCAGCGCACCCTGCTCAAGGACGTCCTGACGATCGTCGACAACGAGGAGGCCATGCGGGAGGCGACCCAGCGTGCCTTCGTCAACATCGCCCGCCGGGTCCAGGCCATCGTCCATCAGCAGGCCGCCGAACTGCGGGAGATGGAGGAGGACCACGGGCGCAACCCCGAGGTCTTCGACGACCTGCTCCGCATCGACCACGGCACCGCGCTGATCGGCCGTCTCGCCGACTCCATCGCGGTACTCGGCGGCGCCCGGCCGGGACGTCTGTGGCCCAAGCCCGTACCGCTGTTCAGCGTGCTGCGCGGCGCCATGTCCCGCATCCTGGAATACCGGCGCGTGGACCTGCATTCCATCGCCAAGGTCGCCATCAAGGGCACCCATGTGGAGCCCCTGATCCACGCCGCCGCCGAACTCCTCGACAACGCCACCCGCTACTCGCCGCCCCACACACGGGTGCATGTCACCGCCGTCGAGGTGCAGACCGGTATCGCCATCGAGATCGAGGACGGCGGGGTCAGTCTCAGCGAGGAGGCCCGGCTGCGGGCCGAGCGGATGGTCGCCCAGGCGCAGGCCGGTATCGACCTCAAGGACCTCGGCGAGACGCCCCGCCTCGGGATGGCCGTCGTCGGCAGGCTCTCGCAGATGTTCCATATGCAGGTCTCACTGCGGCAGTCCGCGTACGGCGGTGTCCGCGCCGTACTCGTCGTGCCGCGCGACATGCTCACCTCGGGGCCCGCGCCCGGACTCGCCCACGGTATCGGCGCCACCGCCGTACCCCGGGTGAACGACGACGGCACCCCCATGCAGGAACTGAAGCGGAAGGCCAAGAAGCGCCGTCCGACCACCGGCCCGCGCCGCCCCTCCGACGATCTGACGCCCACGGGCGCCACCGACGACGACGTACCGGTCGTCACCGAATGGACGGCGAACGGGCTGCCGCAGCGCCGCAGCCGGGTCAAGACCCCGCTCAGCCAGCGCTACGCCGAGGCCGCGGCGTCGGCCGCCGCGGAGGCCGCCGGGGAACCCGACCCCTGGCGGGTCCCCGTACCGGCCCAGGCCGAGAAGCCCGACGAGCCCGAACCGGGCCTGTGGGTCGAGGCGTTCATGAACGGCATCAAGGGCGCGCCGACCACCCCGGACACGGCGGGTCCCGACGGCACCGGCCCGACCGGACCGGACGCCTCCGGCGACCCCGCAGCGCACCACGGCCCCGGGGGCACCCGCCCCGGTACCGCCGTCAACGGCAGCGGTGGTGTCGTCAACGGCACCGCACAGGGCCATCGCACCGGCCCGCACCCGCAGGCACGCCCGGAGACCGACGACCTCATGGACGAGGGGGACCGCAAGTGA
- a CDS encoding DUF742 domain-containing protein, whose amino-acid sequence MTPPQRERRAPRSAPEKDPERLYVIAGGAEGTERAEVDLVTLIVTRCEPPPTAQPEQAAVLRLCRSPLSVAEISAYLNLPFSVVTVLLTELLAADLVQARAPIVRSALPDRSLLEAVIHGLQRL is encoded by the coding sequence ATGACTCCTCCGCAACGCGAACGCCGCGCCCCCCGATCCGCCCCGGAGAAGGACCCGGAGCGCCTCTACGTCATCGCCGGCGGCGCAGAGGGGACCGAACGGGCGGAGGTGGACCTGGTGACCCTGATCGTCACCCGCTGCGAACCGCCGCCCACCGCCCAGCCCGAACAGGCGGCCGTGCTCCGGCTGTGCCGCTCGCCTCTGTCCGTCGCCGAGATCTCGGCCTATCTCAACCTGCCGTTCAGCGTGGTGACCGTGCTGCTGACCGAACTACTGGCGGCGGATCTGGTCCAGGCACGCGCACCGATCGTGCGTTCCGCGCTGCCCGACCGTTCCCTTCTCGAAGCGGTGATACATGGACTTCAACGACTCTGA
- a CDS encoding GNAT family N-acetyltransferase: MPTLVNDVVAAGTLARVPQPSMEVEGGLVARPWADHDASAVFTAFQDPTLHQWHVRSADSPDEVLRWIAGWRAAWAGERDAQWAVADAHSDELVGRVALRSIELGDGVAEVAYWTVPSARGRGVAPRAVRALSRWAFGIGFHRLELMHAIGNDASCRVAAKSGFVEEGTKRSAALHQDGWYDMHLHARVAGDPV, from the coding sequence ATGCCTACTCTGGTGAACGACGTGGTGGCCGCGGGCACGCTCGCGAGGGTTCCCCAGCCCTCGATGGAGGTCGAGGGCGGGCTGGTGGCCCGGCCGTGGGCGGATCACGACGCCTCCGCCGTGTTCACGGCGTTCCAGGACCCCACTCTGCATCAGTGGCATGTCCGCAGCGCCGACTCACCGGACGAGGTGCTGCGCTGGATCGCCGGCTGGCGGGCCGCCTGGGCCGGTGAACGCGACGCGCAGTGGGCGGTGGCCGACGCGCACAGCGACGAACTGGTCGGCCGGGTGGCCCTGCGGAGCATCGAGCTGGGCGACGGCGTGGCGGAGGTCGCGTACTGGACCGTGCCGTCGGCGCGGGGGCGCGGTGTCGCGCCGCGCGCGGTGCGGGCGCTCAGCCGCTGGGCCTTCGGGATCGGCTTCCACCGGCTGGAGCTCATGCACGCGATCGGCAACGACGCGTCCTGCCGGGTGGCGGCCAAGTCCGGTTTCGTGGAGGAGGGCACCAAACGCTCGGCGGCCCTCCACCAGGACGGCTGGTACGACATGCATCTGCACGCCCGGGTGGCCGGGGACCCGGTGTGA